Proteins encoded by one window of Rhodamnia argentea isolate NSW1041297 chromosome 6, ASM2092103v1, whole genome shotgun sequence:
- the LOC115756183 gene encoding pectate lyase-like: protein MVNMNRDVCCLLFFLSFAVLVPSIRANIGEFDEYWEKRAEEARKEALDAYDPYPEAVTSYFNAKVDKAVKGSNSTRRQLGHKYTGPCLASNPIDRCWRCKKNWARNRQRLADCVLGFGRKTRGGKYGRYYVVTNPSDNDMVNPKPGTLRHAVIQKGRLWIVFARSMIIRLNQELIMTSDKTIDGRGVNVHIAYGAGITIQFIKNVIIHGIRIHHIVRGSGGLVRDAVDHVGLRTESDGDGISIFGSSNVWIDHVSMWACSDGLIDAIQGSTAITISNCHFTKHNEVMLFGASDGYSQDQIMQITVAFNHFGKGLVQRMPRCRWGFFHVVNNDYTHWLMYAIGGSQHPTIISQGNRFIAPPNAAAKEVTKRDYATEGQWKNWLWKSEGDLMLNGAFFTTSGNRRARLPFSRRDMIKAKPGSYVRRLTRFSGAISCRVGRPC, encoded by the exons ATGGTAAACATGAACAGAGATGTTTGCTGCTTATTGTTCTTCTTATCGTTCGCCGTCCTTGTGCCGTCCATCCGAGCGAACATCGGGGAGTTCGATGAGTACTGGGAGAAGCGGGCGGAGGAGGCGCGGAAGGAGGCGCTCGATGCGTATGACCCCTACCCTGAGGCCGTAACCAGTTACTTCAATGCGAAAGTCGACAA GGCTGTGAAGGGCAGCAACAGCACAAGAAGGCAGCTAGGACATAAGTACACTGGGCCATGCTTGGCCAGCAACCCTATCGACAGGTGCTGGCGGTGCAAGAAGAATTGGGCTCGCAACAGGCAGAGGCTTGCCGATTGCGTCCTTGGCTTCGGCCGGAAGACCCGTGGGGGCAAGTACGGGAGGTACTACGTCGTGACCAACCCGTCAGACAACGACATGGTCAACCCCAAGCCTGGAACCCTACGCCACGCCGTGATCCAGAAAGGCCGGCTCTGGATTGTCTTCGCCCGCAGCATGATAATCAGGCTGAACCAGGAGCTCATCATGACTAGCGACAAGACTATCGATGGCCGGGGGGTCAACGTCCACATCGCCTACGGCGCCGGCATCACCATCCAGTTCATCAAGAACGTGATCATCCACGGGATCCGCATCCACCACATCGTCAGGGGCTCGGGGGGGCTGGTCAGGGACGCAGTCGACCATGTCGGCCTCAGGACGGAGAGCGACGGCGACGGCATCTCCATCTTCGGCTCCAGCAACGTGTGGATTGACCACGTATCCATGTGGGCATGCTCCGACGGGCTCATCGACGCCATCCAAGGGTCGACCGCCATCACCATCTCCAACTGCCATTTCACCAAACACAACGAG GTGATGTTGTTTGGGGCAAGTGATGGGTACTCACAGGACCAGATAATGCAAATAACAGTGGCATTCAATCACTTCGGGAAGGGACTGGTGCAGAGGATGCCGAGGTGCAGGTGGGGATTCTTTCATGTGGTGAACAACGACTACACTCACTGGCTCATGTACGCCATCGGCGGCAGTCAACACCCGACCATCATCAGCCAGGGCAATAGATTCATTGCTCCTCCAAATGCGGCTGCTAAAGAG GTGACTAAGAGGGACTATGCAACGGAAGGACAGTGGAAGAACTGGCTGTGGAAGTCGGAGGGAGACCTGATGCTGAACGGAGCCTTCTTCACCACCTCTGGGAACCGGAGGGCGCGGCTCCCGTTCTCTCGGCGCGACATGATCAAGGCGAAGCCGGGGTCGTACGTGCGGCGGCTGACCCGCTTCTCCGGCGCGATCTCGTGCAGAGTTGGCAGGCCTTGTTAG